One window of Lawsonibacter asaccharolyticus genomic DNA carries:
- a CDS encoding 23S rRNA pseudouridine 955/2504/2580 synthase — translation MKEFIVGTNDAGQRLDRWLAKTLPLLPAPLAQKYIRLKRVKLNGRGAKRDVRLVQGDLLQLYINDEFFQTPTPENAFLSLYQPKLTILYEDEHILLVDKRPGLVVHPDETERVNTLITHIQAYLYQKKEWSPYQEGAFAPALCNRIDRNTGGIVIAAKTAEGLRVMNQKIRDRELKKYYLCIVHGTLPRPAGRLEGYILKDEAKKQVTVSSRPRPGAKTAVTLYETLAVRNGLSLVRCQLITGRTHQIRAQFAAAGHPLLGDGKYGSERQNKRYGRSYQALYSYRLEFCFTTDAGALAPLDGQQFQVEQVDFVTEYFPGFSL, via the coding sequence ATGAAGGAATTTATCGTTGGAACGAACGACGCTGGACAGCGCCTGGACCGCTGGCTGGCCAAGACCCTCCCCCTCCTCCCCGCCCCGCTGGCCCAGAAGTACATCCGTCTCAAGCGGGTCAAGCTCAACGGCAGGGGGGCAAAGCGGGACGTGCGTCTGGTCCAGGGGGACTTGCTCCAGCTTTATATCAACGACGAGTTTTTCCAGACCCCCACACCGGAAAACGCCTTTCTCTCCCTCTACCAGCCCAAACTCACGATCCTTTATGAGGATGAGCACATCCTTCTAGTGGACAAGCGCCCCGGCCTGGTGGTCCACCCCGACGAGACGGAGCGGGTCAACACACTCATCACCCACATCCAGGCCTACCTCTACCAGAAAAAGGAGTGGTCCCCCTACCAGGAGGGGGCCTTTGCCCCCGCCCTGTGCAACCGTATCGACCGGAACACCGGGGGCATCGTCATCGCCGCCAAAACGGCGGAGGGACTTCGGGTGATGAACCAGAAGATCCGGGACCGTGAGCTGAAAAAATACTACCTCTGCATAGTCCACGGAACTCTCCCGCGCCCCGCGGGCCGGCTGGAGGGCTACATTCTGAAAGATGAGGCAAAAAAACAGGTCACCGTGAGCAGCCGTCCCAGGCCGGGGGCCAAGACGGCCGTCACACTGTACGAGACCCTGGCCGTCCGGAACGGGCTCTCCCTGGTGCGCTGCCAGCTCATCACCGGGCGCACCCACCAGATCCGGGCCCAGTTCGCCGCCGCCGGGCACCCCCTGCTGGGAGACGGCAAATATGGCAGCGAGCGGCAGAACAAGCGCTACGGCCGCAGCTATCAGGCCCTGTACTCCTACCGGCTGGAGTTCTGCTTCACTACCGACGCCGGGGCGCTGGCTCCTCTGGACGGACAGCAGTTCCAGGTGGAGCAGGTGGACTTCGTGACGGAATATTTTCCCGGCTTTTCCCTGTGA
- a CDS encoding 50S ribosomal protein L28 yields MAKCEFCDKGVTFGIQVSHSHRRSNRVWKPNVKRVKAIVKGTPTHVYVCTRCLRSGKVTRAV; encoded by the coding sequence ATGGCTAAATGCGAATTCTGCGACAAGGGCGTCACCTTTGGCATCCAGGTCTCCCACTCCCACCGCCGTTCCAACCGTGTCTGGAAGCCCAATGTGAAGCGCGTGAAGGCGATCGTGAAGGGCACTCCTACCCACGTGTACGTCTGCACCAGATGCCTCCGTTCCGGTAAGGTCACCCGCGCTGTGTGA
- a CDS encoding 50S ribosomal protein L32 has translation MAVPKGKVSKARRDKRRSSHWKLETPGIVTCPKCGAYRLPHRMCKSCLTYNGREFGQVEAQ, from the coding sequence ATGGCGGTTCCCAAAGGAAAAGTTTCGAAGGCCAGACGCGATAAGCGGCGCAGCTCCCACTGGAAGCTGGAGACTCCCGGTATCGTGACCTGCCCCAAGTGCGGTGCCTATCGGCTGCCCCACCGGATGTGCAAGTCCTGCCTGACCTATAATGGCCGCGAGTTCGGCCAGGTCGAAGCCCAGTAA
- a CDS encoding sporulation integral membrane protein YlbJ has translation MGRLFSRRKYRDLMLGLALLCAVLALMRWPQESMAAARDGLALCGNVIIPSLFPFFVLSSLVVELGMSRYLGRLLEGVMAPLFRVGGACSSALALGFVGGYPVGARTAIALYENGQCSKTEAERLLAFCNNSGPAFILGVVGTGIFASSRAGLLLYLAHIAASLCVGLLFRFYRPGEGPRPGRHAAPQFQAASFPVAFTHSITGALSSTLNICAFVLFFTVVIRMLFLSGVMGALAGGAAALLSPLGLDQAWAQRLITGLLELSSGVSSLTGAGTVTGRLSMAAFMLGWAGLSVHCQVLAFLGDSGLSLRTYLTGKLLHGGLSALFTALLVRRFPLEAPVSSYLAEQVEGIASLDFQRALTISTAAAWGVWLLFVALAVYMVKKSSGKPRPKRV, from the coding sequence ATGGGCCGTCTGTTCTCCAGAAGAAAATACCGGGACCTGATGCTGGGTCTGGCTCTGCTGTGCGCTGTTCTGGCCCTGATGCGCTGGCCCCAGGAGAGCATGGCCGCCGCCCGGGACGGGCTGGCCCTGTGCGGCAATGTGATCATCCCCTCCCTTTTTCCCTTCTTTGTCCTCTCCTCCCTGGTGGTAGAGCTGGGGATGAGCCGCTACCTGGGCCGTCTGCTGGAGGGGGTCATGGCCCCCCTGTTCCGGGTGGGGGGCGCCTGCTCCTCTGCCCTCGCCCTGGGCTTTGTGGGGGGCTACCCGGTGGGGGCCCGCACTGCCATCGCCCTATACGAGAACGGCCAGTGCTCCAAAACAGAGGCAGAACGGCTGCTGGCCTTCTGCAACAATTCAGGTCCCGCCTTTATCCTGGGGGTGGTGGGCACCGGGATCTTCGCTAGCAGCCGTGCGGGGCTGCTCCTCTATCTGGCACATATCGCCGCTTCCCTGTGCGTAGGCCTGCTCTTCCGCTTCTACCGGCCCGGCGAGGGGCCCCGGCCGGGACGCCATGCGGCCCCCCAGTTCCAGGCAGCCAGCTTCCCCGTGGCCTTCACCCACTCCATCACCGGGGCCCTGTCCTCCACCCTGAATATCTGTGCCTTCGTGCTGTTTTTCACGGTGGTCATCCGGATGCTCTTTCTCTCCGGCGTCATGGGCGCTCTGGCCGGCGGGGCGGCCGCTCTGCTCTCCCCCCTGGGGCTGGATCAGGCATGGGCCCAGCGGCTCATCACCGGCCTGTTGGAGCTCTCCTCCGGGGTCTCCTCCCTCACCGGAGCGGGCACAGTGACCGGCCGGCTGTCCATGGCCGCCTTCATGCTGGGGTGGGCCGGCCTCTCTGTCCACTGCCAGGTGCTGGCCTTTCTGGGAGACAGCGGCCTGTCCCTGCGGACCTACCTCACCGGCAAGCTGCTCCATGGCGGCCTCTCCGCCCTTTTCACTGCCCTGCTGGTCCGCCGCTTCCCCCTGGAGGCGCCGGTCTCCTCCTACCTGGCGGAACAGGTGGAGGGCATCGCCAGCCTGGACTTTCAGCGTGCCCTAACCATCTCCACCGCGGCCGCCTGGGGCGTCTGGCTGCTCTTTGTGGCACTGGCCGTCTATATGGTGAAAAAAAGCAGTGGAAAACCCAGGCCAAAGAGAGTATAA